A stretch of Ipomoea triloba cultivar NCNSP0323 chromosome 11, ASM357664v1 DNA encodes these proteins:
- the LOC115996921 gene encoding putative lysozyme-like protein, giving the protein MINAYIIVFIVLSVLVLIGMIICVLVARVHEAKKVRNLAVLAGGGAAVAGVAAAATASESGIDGRRVAEVAVEITDTVVQSIAQGPQGCCCGAAGTCGGGGGCGGGGGCGGGCGGGGGGCGGGGGEKFMAPKVVAVVLRVLVGVAVAAAAAEVVAVAVAAEAEVVAAAAEVRANGKGVVCVLLRWFYS; this is encoded by the exons atgatTAATGCATACATCATCGTCTTCATAGTTCTCAGCGTACTTGTCTTAATTGGGATGATTATATGTGTTTTGGTTGCAAGGGTTCATGAGGCCAAGAAAGTTCGGAATTTGGCTGTTCTGGCCGGAGGTGGTGCCGCCGTCGCCGGCGTGGCGGCGGCCGCCACGGCATCGGAGAGTGGCATTGATGGGCGGCGCGTTGCTGAAGTGGCGGTGGAAATAACGGATACGGTGGTTCAATCCATTGCCCAGGGCCCCCAAGGTTGTTGCTGTGGTGCTGCGGGTACTTGTGGGGGTGGCGGtggctgcggcggcggcggaggttgTGGCGGTGGCTGTGGCGGCGGAGGCGGAGGttgtggcggcggcggcggag AGAAGTTTAT GGCCCCCAAGGTTGTTGCTGTGGTGCTGCGGGTACTTGTGGGGGTGGCGGtggctgcggcggcggcggaggttgTGGCGGTGGCTGTGGCGGCGGAGGCGGAGGttgtggcggcggcggcggaggttAGGGCGAATGGGAAAGGTGTAGTGTGTGTGTTATTGCGGTGGTTCTATTCATGA